The proteins below come from a single Panicum hallii strain FIL2 chromosome 7, PHallii_v3.1, whole genome shotgun sequence genomic window:
- the LOC112901192 gene encoding L-type lectin-domain containing receptor kinase IX.1-like — protein MAVKNLCPSSSSRAHQLLLLFFCLAVSLHVPRASSLSFSYSAFNPDDFKPEADARIKDGRLELLGDEFAARARGRAWHKQPMQLWDGATGKSASFAANFTFSIQSVPAGKGVAGVGHGMTFFLAPYTPDLPQESYDGCLGLFDENQKGNYATINASGDARFVAVEFDTHQDPWDPSSRHIGVDVNSMDSRGDYKVLPDGSLVDAGVMSATVVYDNSTRRLDVALIVGSDIYTAAATVDLPSLLPEHVAVGFSAATGDAYASNHTVLSFSFLSTLPTKNSTSLAASSSSNKSTIELGAGVAAAALLVLLLGAAVAVLLVRRRGKQPYDEEKLTTDGDDSLDAVDDGDFESSTGPRPIPYAQLAAATKDFAVEGKLGQGGSGAVYRGHLKEPGRDVAIKVFSRGASMEGRKEYRSEVTVISRLRHRNLVQLIGWCHGRRRLLLVYELVSNGSLDGHLYSTEMTLTWPTRYQIILGLSSAVLYLHQEWDQCVVHGDIKPSNIMLDDSFNAKLGDFGLARLIDHGMSLQTMTAVAGTPGYLDPECVITGKASAESDMYSFGIVMLEIACGRRPMAAPSAGEGKDGQVFRLVEWAWDMHGRGTALGAADERLGGAFDPWEVERVVAVGLWCAHPDPKMRPGIRQAAEALRSRKFRMPLLPPKMPVAVYLQPFGASTMQFSDTTDSVGSMPYASTTSHATATGTSSSSSPPAVTEHLSPKA, from the exons ATGGCCGTGAAAAACTTGTGCCCAAGCTCAAGCAGCAGAGCTCATCAGCTGCTTCTGCTCTTCTTCTGCTTGGCCGTGTCACTGCACGTCCCTCGTGCCAGTTCTCTCTCCTTCAGCTACAGCGCCTTCAACCCCGATGACTTCAAGCCGGAGGCCGACGCGAGGATCAAAGACGGCAGGCTGGAGCTCCTCGGCGACGAGTTCGCAGCGCGTGCCAGGGGCCGGGCGTGGCACAAGCAGCCGATGCAGCTCTGGGACGGCGCCACCGGCAAGTCTGCCAGCTTCGCCGCGAACTTCACCTTCAGCATCCAGTCCGTGCCCGCCGGCAAGGGCGTTGCCGGCGTCGGGCACGGCATGACGTTCTTCCTCGCGCCGTACACGCCGGACCTGCCGCAGGAGTCCTACGACGGCTGCCTCGGCCTCTTCGACGAGAACCAGAAGGGCAACTACGCGACGATTAACGCGTCCGGCGACGCGAGGTTCGTCGCCGTGGAGTTCGACACCCACCAGGACCCCTGGGACCCGAGCAGCCGACACATCGGCGTCGACGTGAACAGCATGGACTCCCGCGGCGACTATAAGGTCTTGCCTGACGGCAGCCTCGTCGACGCCGGCGTGATGTCCGCGACGGTCGTGTACGACAACAGCACGAGGCGGCTGGACGTTGCCCTGATTGTCGGAAGTGACATTTACACCGCCGCAGCGACCGTGGACTTGCCAAGCTTGCTACCCGAGCATGTTGCCGTCGGCTTCTCGGCAGCGACCGGGGACGCGTACGCCAGCAATCACACCGTGCTCTCGTTCTCCTTCCTCTCGACGCTGCCAACCAAGAACAGCACCTCCTTagctgcttcctcctcctccaatAAGAGCACCATAGAGCTCGGCGCCGGGGTGGCCGCAGCTGCCTTGCTGGTGCTCCTACtcggcgccgccgtcgcggTGTTACTAGTTCGGCGAAGGGGCAAGCAACCGTACGACGAAGAGAAGCTGACCACGGACGGCGACGACTCCCTCGACGCCGTCGACGACGGCGACTTCGAGTCCAGCACGGGGCCCCGCCCCATCCCCTACGCGCAACTCGCGGCGGCCACGAAGGACTTCGCGGTGGAGGGGAAGCTGGGTCAGGGCGGGTCCGGGGCGGTGTACCGTGGCCACCTGAAGGAGCCCGGCCGCGACGTCGCCATCAAGGTGTTCTCTCGGGGCGCGTCCATGGAGGGGAGGAAGGAGTACCGGTCCGAGGTGACCGTCATCAGCCGGCTGCGCCACCGGAACCTGGTGCAGCTCATCGGCTGGTGCCACGGCCGGAGGCGGCTGCTGCTGGTCTACGAGCTGGTCAGCAATGGCAGCCTCGATGGCCACCTCTACAGCACGGAGATGACGCTGACATGGCCGACGAG ATACCAGATAATTCTTGGGTTGTCTTCCGCCGTGCTGTACCTCCACCAGGAGTGGGACCAGTGCGTCGTCCACGGCGACATCAAGCCGAGCAACATCATGCTGGACGACTCCTTCAACGCCAAGCTCGGCGACTTCGGCCTTGCGCGGCTCATCGACCATGGCATGAGCCTGCAGACgatgaccgccgtcgccggcacGCCGGGCTACCTGGACCCGGAGTGCGTCATCACCGGCAAGGCGTCAGCCGAGTCCGACATGTACAGCTTCGGCATCGTGATGCTTGAGATCGCCTGCGGGCGGCGGCCCATGGCGGCCCCCAGCGCCGGCGAGGGGAAGGACGGGCAGGTGTTCCGGCTGGTGGAGTGGGCGTGGGACATGCACGGCCGCGGCACGGcgctcggcgccgccgacgAGCGGCTCGGCGGAGCCTTTGACCCGTGGGAGGTGGAGCGCGTGGTCGCCGTCGGGCTCTGGTGCGCGCACCCGGACCCAAAGATGCGGCCGGGGATCAGGCAGGCCGCCGAGGCGCTGCGGTCAAGGAAGTTCAGGatgccgctgctgccgcccaaGATGCCGGTCGCCGTGTACCTGCAGCCGTTCGGTGCTTCCACCATGCAGTTCAGCGACACCACCGACTCTGTCGGGTCCATGCCGTACGCCTCGACGACGAGCCACGCCACGGCGACAGGGACGTCCAGCTCCAGTTCGCCGCCGGCGGTCACAGAGCACTTGAGCCCAAAAGCATAG